The following proteins come from a genomic window of Pseudomonas sp. Z8(2022):
- a CDS encoding efflux RND transporter permease subunit produces the protein MNFSQFFIQRPIFAAVLSLLILIGGAISLFQLPISEYPEVVPPTVVVRANFPGANPKVIGETVASPLEQAIVGVEGMLYMSSQSTNDGKLTLTVTFALGTDLDNAQVQVQNRVTRTMPTLPTEVQRLGVTVDKASPDLTMVVHLTSPDQRYDMLYLSNYAALNVKDELARLDGVGDVQLFGMGDYSLRVWLDPNKVASRGLTATDVVNAIREQNRQVAAGALGAPPADAGNSFQLSINTQGRLVSEEEFEDIIIRVGDNGEITRLRDIARVELGSNQYALRSLLNNQPAVAIPVFQRPGSNAIEISDSVRERMAELKQSFPQGMDYEIVYDPTIFVRGSIEAVVHTLLEAIVLVVLVVILFLQTWRASIIPLAAVPVSLIGTFAVMHLFGFSLNALSLFGLVLAIGIVVDDAIVVVENVERNIALGKSPVEATRQAMKEVTGPIVATALVLCAVFIPTAFISGLTGQFYQQFALTIAISTVISAVNSLTLSPALSAILLKDHHAPKDRFSRVLDKLFGGWLFGPFNRLFERASHGYVGTVRRVLRGSSIAMLVYAGLLGLGYMGFSSTPTGFVPQQDKQYLVAFAQLPDAATLDRTEAVIKRMSEIAGKHPGVENTVAFPGLSINGFTNSPNSGIVFTPLKPFDERKDPSMSAGAIAAELNAQFADIQDAYIAIFPPPPVQGLGTIGGFRLQIQDRGNLGYDELYVQTQNILNKARQLPELNPMSVFTSYQVNVPQVDAAIDREKAKTHGVAISDIFDTLQVYLGSLYANDFNRFGRTYQVNVQADQQFRLEPEQIGQLKVRNNRGEMVPLSTFVKVDDSAGPDRVMHYNGFLTAEINGAAAPGYSSGQAEAAIARLLNEELPIGMTFEWTDLTYQQILAGNTAIFIFPLCVLLAFLVLAAQYESWSLPLAVILIVPTVLLAAITGVIMAGIDNNIFTQIGLIVLVGLACKNAILLVEFAKDKQEEGMDRVAAVLEACRLRLRPILMTSIAFIMGVVPLVLSSGAGAEMRHAMGVAVFSGMIGVTFFGLLLTPVFYVLIRGFVEKREAPKTARLQESHA, from the coding sequence ATGAATTTCTCGCAATTCTTCATCCAGCGGCCGATCTTCGCCGCGGTGCTGTCGCTGCTGATTCTGATCGGCGGCGCCATCTCGCTGTTCCAGCTGCCTATCAGCGAATACCCCGAAGTCGTGCCACCGACCGTGGTGGTGCGCGCCAACTTCCCCGGTGCCAACCCAAAGGTGATCGGTGAGACCGTAGCCTCGCCGCTGGAACAGGCCATCGTCGGGGTCGAGGGCATGCTCTACATGTCGTCGCAGTCGACCAACGACGGCAAGCTGACCCTGACCGTGACCTTCGCTCTCGGCACCGATCTGGACAACGCCCAGGTCCAAGTGCAGAACCGCGTCACCCGCACCATGCCGACCCTGCCCACCGAGGTGCAGCGTCTCGGCGTGACCGTGGACAAGGCCTCACCCGATCTGACCATGGTGGTTCACCTGACCTCGCCGGATCAGCGCTACGACATGCTCTACCTGTCCAACTATGCCGCGCTCAACGTGAAGGACGAGCTGGCTCGTCTGGACGGCGTGGGCGACGTGCAGCTGTTCGGCATGGGTGACTACTCGCTGCGCGTCTGGCTCGACCCGAACAAGGTGGCCTCGCGCGGGCTGACCGCCACCGATGTGGTCAACGCTATTCGTGAACAGAACCGCCAGGTCGCCGCCGGTGCCCTCGGCGCGCCGCCGGCCGACGCCGGAAACAGCTTCCAGCTGTCGATCAACACCCAGGGCCGCCTGGTCAGCGAGGAAGAGTTCGAGGACATCATCATCCGCGTCGGCGACAATGGCGAGATCACCCGCCTGCGCGACATTGCCCGCGTCGAGCTGGGCTCCAACCAGTATGCGCTGCGTTCGCTGCTGAACAACCAGCCGGCCGTGGCCATCCCGGTGTTCCAGCGCCCCGGCTCCAACGCCATCGAGATTTCCGACTCGGTGCGCGAGCGCATGGCCGAGCTCAAGCAGAGCTTCCCGCAGGGTATGGACTACGAAATCGTCTACGACCCGACCATCTTCGTCCGTGGCTCCATCGAGGCGGTGGTACACACTCTGCTCGAGGCCATCGTGCTGGTGGTGCTGGTGGTGATCCTGTTCCTGCAGACCTGGCGCGCCTCGATCATCCCGCTGGCCGCCGTGCCGGTATCGCTGATTGGCACCTTCGCGGTGATGCACCTGTTCGGTTTCTCGCTCAACGCCCTGTCGCTGTTCGGCCTGGTGCTGGCCATCGGCATCGTGGTGGATGACGCCATCGTCGTGGTGGAGAACGTCGAGCGCAACATCGCACTGGGCAAGTCTCCGGTGGAGGCCACGCGCCAGGCCATGAAGGAAGTTACCGGCCCGATCGTTGCCACCGCCCTGGTGCTGTGCGCCGTATTCATCCCGACCGCGTTCATTTCCGGCCTCACCGGGCAGTTCTACCAGCAGTTCGCGCTGACCATCGCCATTTCCACAGTGATTTCGGCGGTCAACTCGCTGACTCTGTCGCCTGCCCTGTCGGCCATCCTGCTCAAGGACCATCACGCGCCGAAGGACCGTTTCTCGCGGGTACTGGACAAGCTGTTCGGTGGCTGGCTGTTCGGTCCGTTCAACCGTCTGTTCGAGCGTGCCAGCCATGGCTACGTTGGTACCGTGCGCCGCGTGCTGCGTGGCAGCAGCATCGCCATGCTGGTCTATGCCGGCCTGCTGGGGCTCGGTTACATGGGGTTCTCCAGCACACCGACCGGTTTCGTGCCGCAGCAGGACAAACAGTATCTGGTGGCCTTTGCCCAGTTGCCGGACGCCGCGACGCTCGACCGCACCGAAGCGGTGATCAAGCGCATGAGCGAGATTGCCGGCAAGCATCCTGGCGTGGAAAACACCGTGGCGTTCCCGGGCCTGTCGATCAACGGCTTCACCAACAGCCCCAACAGCGGCATCGTGTTCACCCCGCTCAAGCCCTTCGACGAGCGCAAGGATCCGTCGATGAGCGCGGGCGCCATCGCCGCCGAGCTGAATGCCCAGTTCGCCGACATTCAGGATGCCTACATCGCCATTTTCCCGCCACCACCGGTGCAGGGCCTGGGCACTATCGGCGGCTTCCGCCTGCAGATTCAGGATCGCGGCAACCTGGGATATGACGAGCTGTACGTACAGACCCAGAACATTCTCAACAAGGCCCGACAGTTGCCGGAGCTGAACCCCATGTCGGTGTTCACCAGCTACCAGGTCAACGTGCCGCAGGTCGATGCCGCCATCGACCGCGAAAAGGCCAAGACCCATGGCGTGGCCATCAGCGACATCTTCGACACCCTGCAGGTGTACCTGGGCTCGCTGTATGCCAACGACTTCAACCGCTTCGGCCGTACCTATCAGGTCAACGTCCAGGCCGACCAGCAGTTCCGCCTGGAGCCGGAGCAGATCGGCCAGCTCAAGGTACGCAACAACCGTGGCGAGATGGTACCGCTGTCGACCTTCGTCAAGGTCGACGACAGCGCCGGCCCGGACCGGGTGATGCACTACAACGGTTTCCTCACCGCCGAGATCAACGGTGCTGCCGCGCCGGGCTACAGCTCGGGCCAGGCGGAGGCCGCCATCGCCAGGTTGCTCAATGAGGAACTGCCGATCGGCATGACCTTCGAGTGGACCGATCTGACCTACCAGCAGATCCTCGCCGGCAATACCGCGATCTTCATCTTCCCGCTCTGCGTGCTGCTGGCCTTCCTCGTGCTGGCCGCCCAGTACGAGAGCTGGAGCCTGCCGCTGGCGGTGATCCTGATCGTGCCGACCGTGCTGCTAGCCGCCATTACCGGGGTGATCATGGCCGGCATCGACAACAACATCTTCACCCAGATCGGCCTGATCGTACTGGTGGGCCTGGCCTGCAAGAACGCCATCCTGCTGGTGGAGTTCGCCAAGGACAAACAGGAGGAAGGCATGGATCGTGTCGCCGCGGTGCTGGAGGCCTGCCGCCTGCGCCTGCGCCCGATTCTGATGACCTCCATCGCCTTCATCATGGGCGTGGTACCGCTGGTTCTTTCGAGTGGTGCCGGTGCCGAGATGCGCCATGCCATGGGTGTGGCGGTGTTCTCCGGGATGATCGGCGTGACCTTCTTCGGCCTGCTGCTGACGCCAGTGTTCTACGTTCTGATCCGTGGCTTCGTGGAGAAACGCGAAGCCCCTAAAACCGCCCGTCTGCAGGAGTCGCATGCATGA
- the mexE gene encoding multidrug efflux RND transporter periplasmic adaptor subunit MexE, translating to MEQHHNKIWIFPLALAGALALGGCDQAAQTQAQMPAPKVSVAEVIEQPVNEWDEFTGRLEAPQSVEIRPRVSGYIDKVAFDEGTLVKKGDLLFQIDPRPFQAEVKRLEAQLQQARANQARATNEARRGERLRQSNAISAELADARSSAATEAQAQVAAIAAELENARLNLGFTRITSPIDGRVSRAEITEGNLVGAGESLLTSVVSTDKVYAYFDADERAFLKYVQLARESGADARGASPVYLGLTDETGHPHLGQLDFLDNQVNPRTGTIRGRAVFDNQDGRFTPGLYARLKLVGSKPYAATLIKDEAVGTDLGKKYVLVLGEDNAVAYRSIELGPKLEGLRIVRSGLSKGEKIVVNGLQRAMPGSTVDPQPVTMADDSTLEQLARMRQAVDGSQAPRIAAEKIDARAPRG from the coding sequence ATGGAACAGCATCACAACAAAATCTGGATATTCCCCCTGGCCCTTGCCGGCGCCCTTGCCCTCGGCGGTTGCGATCAGGCAGCGCAGACCCAGGCACAGATGCCTGCACCCAAGGTCAGTGTGGCCGAGGTCATCGAACAACCGGTCAACGAATGGGATGAGTTCACCGGCCGTCTCGAAGCGCCACAATCCGTAGAAATTCGCCCGCGCGTTTCCGGCTATATCGACAAGGTCGCCTTCGATGAAGGCACGCTGGTGAAGAAAGGCGATCTGCTGTTCCAGATCGACCCGCGCCCCTTCCAGGCGGAGGTCAAGCGCCTCGAAGCCCAACTGCAACAAGCCCGTGCCAACCAGGCGCGTGCCACCAACGAGGCGCGCCGTGGCGAGCGTCTGCGCCAGAGCAACGCCATCTCCGCCGAACTCGCCGATGCTCGTTCCAGCGCCGCTACCGAAGCCCAGGCGCAGGTAGCAGCGATCGCCGCCGAGCTGGAAAACGCTCGTCTGAACCTCGGCTTCACCCGTATCACCTCACCCATCGACGGCCGCGTCAGTCGCGCTGAGATCACCGAAGGCAACCTGGTGGGCGCTGGCGAAAGCCTGCTGACTTCGGTGGTTTCCACCGACAAGGTCTACGCCTATTTCGACGCCGACGAACGCGCCTTCCTCAAGTACGTGCAGCTGGCCCGTGAGTCCGGGGCCGACGCCCGTGGCGCCAGCCCGGTGTACCTCGGCCTGACTGATGAAACCGGCCACCCGCATCTGGGCCAGCTGGACTTTCTCGACAACCAGGTCAACCCGCGCACCGGCACCATCCGTGGACGCGCCGTGTTCGACAACCAGGACGGCCGCTTCACTCCGGGTCTGTACGCTCGCCTGAAACTGGTGGGCAGCAAGCCCTATGCGGCCACCCTGATCAAGGATGAAGCAGTCGGTACCGACCTGGGCAAGAAGTACGTGCTGGTGCTCGGCGAAGACAACGCCGTGGCCTACCGCTCGATTGAACTGGGACCGAAGCTCGAAGGCCTGCGCATCGTCCGCAGCGGCCTGAGCAAGGGCGAGAAGATCGTCGTCAACGGCCTGCAACGCGCCATGCCGGGCTCCACCGTCGATCCGCAGCCAGTGACCATGGCCGATGACAGCACCCTCGAACAGCTGGCTCGCATGCGCCAGGCCGTCGACGGTAGCCAGGCCCCGCGTATTGCCGCCGAAAAAATCGACGCTCGCGCGCCACGCGGCTGA
- a CDS encoding LysR family transcriptional regulator, with protein MNRNDLRRLDLNLLIVFETLMHERSVTRAAEKLFLGQPAISAALARLRTLFDDPLFVRTGRSMEPTPRAQEIFALLSPALDSISTAVSRAADFDPATSKAVFRIGLSDDVEFALLPALLRRLRAEAPGVVLVIRRTNYLMMPTLLASGEISVGVAYTEELPANAKRKVLRRSKAKLLRADTVPGALSLDDYCARPHALVSFAGDLTGFIDEELAKLGRERHVVLAVPQFNGLGTLLAETDIVASVPDYTAAALTAAGGLRAEDLPLQTRSFELHMAWRGAQDNDPAERWLRSRIQMFCGDPDSL; from the coding sequence ATGAACCGCAACGACCTGCGTCGCCTCGACCTCAACCTGCTGATCGTCTTCGAGACCCTGATGCACGAACGCAGCGTGACCCGGGCGGCAGAGAAGCTGTTTCTGGGACAGCCGGCCATCAGTGCGGCGCTCGCCCGTCTGCGCACCCTGTTCGACGATCCGCTGTTCGTGCGTACCGGCCGCAGCATGGAGCCAACGCCGCGAGCACAGGAGATCTTCGCCCTGCTCTCGCCGGCGCTGGACTCGATCTCCACCGCCGTCAGTCGCGCCGCCGACTTCGACCCGGCCACCAGCAAGGCAGTATTTCGTATTGGCCTTTCCGATGATGTCGAATTCGCCCTGCTCCCTGCCCTGCTGCGTCGCCTGCGCGCCGAAGCGCCGGGCGTGGTGCTGGTGATCCGTCGCACCAACTACCTGATGATGCCGACGCTGCTGGCGTCCGGAGAGATCTCCGTTGGCGTGGCCTACACCGAGGAACTGCCGGCCAATGCCAAGCGCAAGGTACTGCGTCGCAGCAAGGCCAAGCTGCTGCGTGCCGATACCGTGCCCGGTGCACTGAGCCTCGACGACTACTGCGCACGCCCCCATGCACTGGTGTCTTTCGCCGGCGACCTCACCGGTTTCATCGATGAAGAACTGGCCAAGCTTGGTCGCGAGCGACATGTCGTGCTGGCGGTACCGCAGTTCAACGGCCTGGGCACATTGCTGGCTGAAACCGATATCGTCGCCAGCGTGCCCGACTACACCGCCGCCGCGCTGACCGCCGCCGGCGGGCTGCGTGCCGAGGACCTGCCCCTGCAGACGCGAAGCTTCGAGCTGCACATGGCCTGGCGCGGCGCTCAGGACAATGATCCGGCCGAGCGCTGGCTGCGCTCGCGCATTCAGATGTTCTGCGGCGACCCGGACAGCCTCTAG
- a CDS encoding zinc-dependent alcohol dehydrogenase family protein: protein MSRMIRFHKFGDADVLQYEEVPTPVPGPGEVLVRVQAVGLGWKDVLWRQNLAAEQAKLPAGIGFELAGTVAALGDGVSDFEVGTAVAGFPASTPNRYPTWGDLVLMPSHALTRYPEVLSPVEASVHYTALLFGYLALVDLAHLKPGQHVLITEASQCMAPQTVQLAKALGGKVIVSTSSPEDRDFLRSLGADKVIVTEEQDLVLEVERYTEGKGVEVILDQCAGPQMKLLGDIAAPRGKLILYGINGGNDTAFPACAAFKKHLQFFRHCVLDFTGCPELGIEPNNEAVQRALKHINQMTADRLLTPVIDKVFAFEDFIAAHRYLETCPNRGRVALKLASD from the coding sequence ATGTCCCGCATGATCCGTTTTCATAAGTTCGGCGATGCCGATGTGCTCCAGTACGAAGAGGTCCCGACGCCTGTGCCCGGTCCTGGTGAGGTGCTGGTGCGCGTTCAGGCTGTCGGCCTGGGCTGGAAAGACGTGCTGTGGCGGCAGAACCTGGCGGCCGAGCAGGCCAAGCTCCCGGCCGGTATCGGTTTCGAACTGGCCGGCACCGTGGCGGCACTGGGCGATGGTGTGAGTGACTTCGAGGTCGGCACTGCCGTTGCCGGCTTCCCCGCCAGCACGCCGAATCGTTATCCGACCTGGGGTGATCTGGTGCTGATGCCCAGCCACGCCCTGACCCGTTATCCCGAGGTGCTCAGCCCGGTCGAAGCCAGCGTTCACTACACCGCTCTGCTGTTCGGCTATCTGGCGCTGGTCGATCTCGCCCATCTCAAGCCTGGTCAACACGTGCTGATCACCGAGGCCAGCCAATGCATGGCGCCACAGACGGTGCAACTGGCCAAGGCGCTCGGCGGCAAGGTCATCGTCTCCACCAGTTCACCGGAAGATCGCGATTTCCTGCGCAGCCTGGGCGCGGACAAGGTGATCGTGACCGAAGAACAGGACCTGGTCCTGGAGGTCGAGCGTTACACCGAAGGCAAGGGCGTTGAGGTGATTCTCGACCAGTGTGCCGGCCCGCAGATGAAGCTGCTGGGTGATATCGCTGCGCCGCGTGGCAAGCTGATCCTGTACGGCATCAATGGCGGCAACGATACGGCGTTCCCGGCCTGCGCCGCGTTCAAGAAACACCTGCAGTTCTTCCGTCACTGCGTGCTGGACTTCACCGGTTGCCCGGAACTGGGCATCGAACCGAACAACGAGGCGGTACAGCGGGCGCTCAAGCACATCAATCAGATGACCGCGGACCGCCTGTTGACGCCGGTGATCGACAAGGTATTCGCGTTCGAAGACTTCATCGCCGCACATCGCTACCTGGAAACCTGCCCGAATCGTGGACGGGTGGCCCTGAAACTGGCCTCGGATTAA
- a CDS encoding chemotaxis protein CheV: protein MSLVTGDALSLLLFRLHSGRLLGINLLKVNEIIPCPPLTKLPNRHPNVRGIATLRGAAMTVIDLARAIGERGAADADDGCLIVTELSRSRQGLHVKNVERIVQCSTRDVRPPPAGSGNRAFITGVTQIDGAIVQILDIEKVLHDIAPALEEAPMGLLEGQDARLLQGRRVLLVDDSQVALQQTLHVLRQLGLDCTAVRSGKAALQQLHEYHQAGMAFELLVSDIEMPELDGYSLVQEIRRSSDIADTYVLLHTSLDSTMNTEKARSVGANAVLTKFSSVDLSQALLDAFRQMSEPA from the coding sequence ATGAGTCTGGTTACTGGCGACGCACTATCGCTGTTGTTGTTTCGTCTGCATAGCGGCCGTCTGCTGGGGATCAATCTGCTCAAGGTCAACGAGATCATTCCCTGCCCGCCGTTGACCAAGCTACCCAATCGTCACCCTAACGTACGCGGCATCGCCACCTTGCGCGGTGCGGCGATGACGGTGATTGACCTGGCGCGCGCGATTGGTGAGCGCGGCGCGGCTGATGCAGACGACGGTTGCCTGATCGTCACGGAGTTGAGCCGTTCACGTCAGGGGCTGCACGTGAAGAACGTCGAACGCATCGTGCAATGCTCCACCCGTGATGTGCGTCCGCCACCTGCCGGCTCGGGTAATCGCGCGTTCATCACTGGGGTGACCCAGATCGATGGGGCCATCGTGCAGATTCTCGATATCGAGAAGGTGCTGCACGATATCGCGCCGGCTCTGGAGGAGGCGCCCATGGGGCTGCTCGAAGGGCAGGATGCCCGGCTGCTGCAGGGGCGCCGCGTGCTGCTGGTCGACGACTCGCAAGTTGCGTTGCAGCAGACCCTCCACGTGCTGCGCCAGTTGGGGCTCGACTGCACGGCAGTGCGCAGCGGCAAGGCTGCCCTGCAGCAACTGCATGAGTATCACCAGGCCGGCATGGCCTTCGAGTTGCTGGTTTCGGATATCGAAATGCCCGAACTCGATGGCTACAGCCTGGTGCAGGAAATCCGTCGCAGCTCTGACATTGCCGACACTTATGTGCTGTTGCATACCTCGCTCGACAGCACCATGAATACCGAGAAGGCCCGCTCGGTGGGCGCCAATGCGGTGCTGACCAAGTTCTCCTCGGTCGACCTCAGCCAGGCACTGCTCGATGCCTTCCGGCAAATGAGCGAGCCAGCCTGA
- a CDS encoding helix-turn-helix transcriptional regulator has product MDVLSEFFERTSLQGRVIFAGSVEGTLVLDKPPGMAFIHVLERGALDMVHAEKPRVAIDQPSVLFCPSCCCYKLRAHEPEGADLICASFQFGRTGQQPFELGLEETLVFPLSALERLGPIIGSLVNEFRTPAPGRSKVLNLLFEYVFVLLVRRAVSEGRITRGLLYALQDGQLGPVLISIHQEPQVAWSVERLADLAKMSRTRFAALFNEVMGMTPMAYVTAWRIKVAQDLLREGMPIKVIADAVGYGSPAAFSRTFAQQIGQPPGEWLRGEGQEPPTKLQVQIFRD; this is encoded by the coding sequence ATGGATGTTCTCTCCGAGTTCTTCGAGCGCACGAGCCTGCAGGGGCGAGTGATATTCGCCGGCTCGGTAGAAGGAACCCTGGTGCTGGACAAGCCTCCAGGCATGGCCTTCATTCACGTGCTCGAGCGTGGCGCACTGGATATGGTGCACGCCGAAAAACCACGCGTCGCGATCGATCAACCCAGCGTACTGTTCTGTCCCAGTTGCTGTTGTTACAAGCTGCGCGCCCACGAGCCAGAGGGTGCGGATCTGATCTGCGCGTCGTTCCAGTTCGGGCGTACCGGGCAGCAGCCTTTTGAGTTGGGCCTGGAGGAAACCCTGGTGTTTCCACTGAGTGCCCTCGAGCGGCTGGGGCCGATCATTGGTTCTCTGGTCAACGAGTTCCGTACCCCGGCTCCCGGGCGCAGCAAGGTGCTCAACCTGTTGTTCGAATATGTATTCGTTCTCCTGGTGCGTCGAGCCGTGAGCGAGGGCCGTATCACCAGAGGGCTGCTTTATGCGCTGCAGGATGGCCAGTTGGGCCCTGTGCTGATCAGCATCCACCAGGAGCCACAGGTGGCCTGGAGCGTAGAGCGACTGGCCGACCTGGCGAAGATGTCGCGCACCAGATTCGCTGCGCTGTTCAACGAGGTGATGGGGATGACGCCCATGGCCTATGTGACGGCCTGGCGCATCAAGGTGGCGCAGGATCTGTTGCGCGAGGGGATGCCGATCAAGGTGATCGCCGATGCAGTGGGTTATGGTTCGCCGGCAGCCTTCTCACGCACGTTCGCCCAGCAGATAGGGCAACCGCCCGGAGAGTGGTTGCGCGGCGAAGGACAGGAACCGCCAACGAAACTGCAGGTGCAGATCTTCCGCGATTGA
- a CDS encoding NAD(P)/FAD-dependent oxidoreductase — protein sequence MKQQILIIGAGFSGMWSALSAVRLLEQHQRRDVAVTILAPQAELRVRPRFYEADLKTTVAPLGPLFDAVGVQFVQGCATRIDTQSRQAFYRSASGEQSTLVYDRLILASGSQVARPPLAGIDRFAFDVDSLESAQKLEVHLQGLRHRPCSRARNTVVVVGGGFTGIETATEMPARLRAILGDEADIRVIVVDMGEQVGSLMGEQIASVIAEASDMLGVTWKLGSPVSMVDEQGVRLDNGERIEASTVVWTVGVKASPLTQQIDGERDASGRLHVDRNLRVLGQNAVYATGDTAYAAVDDRGNHALMTCQHAIALGRSSGNNAAADLLGVEPTPYTQPKYVTCLDLGDWGAVFTEGWDRKVVLTGKEGKAIKTEINTRWIYPPEAKRDIALAAADPLIPVVA from the coding sequence ATGAAACAGCAGATTCTGATCATCGGTGCCGGTTTCAGCGGCATGTGGAGTGCATTGAGCGCCGTTCGCCTGCTGGAGCAGCATCAGCGCCGGGATGTCGCGGTCACCATCCTCGCCCCACAGGCCGAACTGCGTGTACGCCCGCGCTTCTATGAAGCCGACCTGAAGACCACCGTCGCCCCGCTCGGCCCGCTGTTCGATGCAGTCGGCGTACAGTTCGTGCAGGGTTGCGCCACCCGTATCGATACGCAGAGCAGGCAGGCGTTCTACCGCAGTGCCAGTGGCGAGCAGTCGACGCTGGTCTACGACCGGCTGATTCTCGCCTCGGGCAGTCAGGTCGCCCGTCCGCCGCTGGCCGGTATCGACCGCTTCGCCTTCGATGTCGACAGCCTGGAATCGGCGCAGAAGCTCGAAGTTCACCTGCAAGGCCTGCGTCATCGACCCTGTAGCCGGGCACGCAACACCGTGGTGGTCGTGGGCGGAGGCTTTACCGGTATCGAAACGGCCACCGAAATGCCGGCGCGGCTGCGCGCCATCCTGGGTGATGAAGCCGATATCCGCGTCATCGTCGTCGACATGGGCGAACAGGTCGGCAGTCTCATGGGCGAGCAGATTGCCTCGGTGATCGCCGAAGCCAGCGACATGCTCGGTGTGACCTGGAAACTCGGCAGTCCGGTATCGATGGTCGATGAACAGGGGGTGCGACTCGACAACGGCGAACGTATCGAAGCCAGTACCGTGGTCTGGACCGTCGGCGTGAAGGCCTCGCCACTGACGCAGCAGATAGATGGCGAGCGTGATGCCTCCGGCCGCCTGCATGTCGATCGCAACCTCAGGGTCTTGGGACAGAACGCCGTCTACGCCACGGGCGATACGGCTTACGCAGCGGTGGATGATCGAGGCAATCACGCCCTGATGACCTGCCAGCATGCCATAGCTCTCGGCCGCTCATCCGGCAACAATGCCGCGGCCGATCTACTCGGCGTCGAGCCAACCCCCTACACTCAGCCCAAGTACGTCACCTGTCTCGACCTGGGCGACTGGGGCGCAGTGTTCACCGAGGGCTGGGATCGCAAGGTGGTGCTCACTGGCAAGGAAGGCAAGGCGATCAAGACCGAAATCAATACCAGGTGGATCTACCCGCCAGAGGCGAAGCGTGACATCGCCCTGGCCGCAGCCGACCCTTTGATTCCGGTTGTTGCCTGA
- a CDS encoding PLP-dependent aminotransferase family protein produces MPLGKAPPQVIFLPLGAPEEGASLQGWLYESLRGAILGGRLPAGSKLPSTRAMAEHYSLARGTVQAAYQQLLSEGYLQARTGSGTRVSEVLPDPTLNAGYVRRRVVAEAGEKRTAPETPWLQRLARIEPIFSARTLPSGFRPFFPHRGDINAFPIDLWRKLYTQQLRSSRLSMLLDGTPAGLPRLREAIAGYLAIARGVQVSPDHILVLGSVQQGLDICLRLLAPGDSQVWMEDPGYPGARQLMDISGVRRVDVPVDRFGLRVDEGIRLAPDARLAYATPSRQAPLGGELSPARRLALLRWAAEQGSYIFEDDYDSEYRFIAKPIPALRSMPGAEQSVILAGTFSKLLFPSVRLAYLVVPEHLIESFTRAAALMSRHANSLAQAVLADFIHEGHFDRHVRRMRKIYASRADAFAEAAHKHWQGLIEVPEIRAGMDIACRLLVENEQDASARLQAAGIDALPLASYCVNPRAPGVVMGFAPYEERAIDEAAQAVAHALRG; encoded by the coding sequence ATGCCTCTCGGAAAAGCCCCGCCACAAGTGATCTTTCTGCCGCTTGGAGCACCGGAGGAGGGGGCCAGCCTGCAAGGCTGGCTGTATGAGTCGCTGCGTGGTGCGATTCTGGGCGGCCGCCTGCCAGCCGGCAGCAAGCTGCCCAGTACCCGCGCCATGGCCGAGCACTACAGCCTGGCGCGGGGCACCGTGCAGGCGGCCTATCAGCAATTGCTTTCCGAGGGCTATCTGCAAGCCCGCACTGGCAGCGGAACGCGTGTCAGCGAGGTATTGCCGGACCCAACGCTGAATGCCGGTTACGTTCGCCGCCGGGTGGTGGCCGAGGCGGGGGAGAAACGCACGGCTCCCGAAACGCCCTGGCTGCAACGCCTGGCCAGGATCGAACCGATCTTCTCCGCGCGCACCTTGCCTTCCGGCTTTCGCCCGTTCTTTCCGCATCGTGGCGATATCAATGCCTTCCCCATCGATCTGTGGCGCAAGCTGTATACGCAACAACTGCGCAGTTCGCGGCTGTCCATGCTGCTCGATGGCACCCCGGCCGGGCTGCCCCGGCTGCGCGAGGCCATCGCCGGGTACCTGGCCATTGCTCGTGGGGTGCAGGTGTCGCCGGATCACATACTGGTGCTCGGCAGCGTGCAGCAGGGCCTGGACATCTGCCTGCGGTTGCTGGCGCCCGGCGACTCGCAGGTCTGGATGGAGGACCCGGGTTACCCCGGGGCGCGGCAGCTGATGGACATTTCCGGCGTGCGCCGCGTGGACGTGCCAGTGGATCGCTTCGGCCTCAGGGTGGACGAGGGGATACGCCTGGCACCGGACGCCCGATTGGCCTATGCCACGCCGTCGCGTCAGGCCCCGCTGGGTGGCGAGCTGTCGCCAGCCCGACGTCTGGCCTTGCTGCGCTGGGCGGCGGAGCAGGGCAGTTACATCTTCGAGGACGATTACGACAGCGAGTACCGCTTTATCGCCAAGCCGATTCCGGCGTTGCGCTCGATGCCGGGTGCCGAGCAATCGGTGATCCTCGCAGGTACCTTCAGTAAGTTGCTGTTTCCATCGGTTCGCCTGGCCTATCTGGTGGTGCCCGAGCATCTGATCGAGAGCTTCACCCGTGCAGCAGCGCTGATGTCGCGGCACGCCAACAGCCTGGCCCAGGCCGTGCTGGCCGACTTCATTCACGAGGGACACTTCGACCGCCACGTGCGACGCATGCGCAAGATCTATGCATCGCGGGCCGATGCCTTTGCCGAGGCGGCACACAAGCACTGGCAGGGGCTGATCGAGGTACCGGAAATTCGTGCAGGTATGGATATCGCCTGCCGCCTGCTGGTCGAGAACGAGCAGGACGCTTCCGCGCGTTTGCAGGCTGCCGGTATCGATGCGCTGCCGCTGGCGAGCTACTGCGTCAATCCCAGGGCTCCGGGCGTAGTGATGGGTTTTGCGCCCTACGAGGAGCGGGCAATCGACGAGGCCGCTCAGGCAGTCGCCCACGCCTTGCGCGGCTGA